Part of the Rhinolophus ferrumequinum isolate MPI-CBG mRhiFer1 chromosome 25, mRhiFer1_v1.p, whole genome shotgun sequence genome, CAATGGTAAGAGCaaactaaaaaaatgtttaaaatttctgttcatcCAAAGGATTACAAACAGGAAGATTTATCTATATCTAAAGCAGATCTTTAGGGATCTGCTTTAGGGATCTGCTAActcaaaattctttttcttctcttatttttcaattagaaggTAAAATGATAttggtgaaattattttttaactattctCAGTAGTCGAACTACAAGAACTCTTTTCCAGTTCACTTAAAACTCTATAAATTCTACAACTATCATATGCAAATGCCGATCTTTGAAGCCTCTCTGCTCCAGAAGAAATGCAGAGGTTCAGGTACACCTGAgaccaatataatattgaatgtcaactgtaattgaaaaagaaaaagaaaaaaaatgcagaggtTCATAAACTAGATTTGGTTATGCCTATATAActaattaacttattttaaaagtatttcttctGTATCGTTTATATACCAAACACTGAGTTAAGTGCTGGCTGTATAATACTTTGGTGAACAAGCTATAGTTACAAGCCACTATTTGTCACTACAAGTCTTTAACTTGTAATGGTGTTTGTTCTTTGCAAGGTGGggacaagagaaaagaagagattcAAAAGATCTGATGGTTTGCAGAATATATGGACAGAACAAAGAATCGTACAAAATAAAGGATTCTGTAGGAAAATTAGAGGGATCGCCACTTAAGAATTACTGCTGAGAGATTTGACAAAGTTATAAATGGAAAACGCAGACACAGAGACTCCCAATAGCCCTGCATTTCCACTAGTGCCCATCTCTTCTCACCCGCAGGAAGCAAACATGGGGACATTTGCAAAGAATGGTTTACCTGCTTGTGGTGCCCAGAGTTGGCTGCCGCTTGCTGTGAGTGGAATGAAGAGCAGAGATTTCGAAGGGGCAGGCAGAAGGTCCATGCTGGCTCCAAATGGAGAGCACTCGGCCCACCGAGTAGGGCAGAGAACAGAAGACCTTGTCAGCTATGGAGGCTGGAGACCTTAACCCTTTCAAGCCCTGTGTAAACTGGGTCATGAAAAGCCTCTGCATGGTAGGCATGTGACTGGAGAAGCTCCGTTTTTTTGTCCAGATTCGGTAACATCCAGGGGAACAAAGTGCTAGCAGTGTGTGAAGGCCAAGGACAGAGCGGCCTGCTCTGGTCTGGACGATGGCGGTGCCTCCGTAGTCCTGGAGAGGAGCTGGAGGGTGCAGAGGAGCCTGGGCATGTGCCTGACCGTGGAGGCCAGTGTCTTCCCTGAATGTGGCCATCCCAGGGCAACCATGggacaagaaaacagaaaaggtccACTTGGGAGGTTGAGAAGGGCACCGGGCGGCCTCTCCTAAGGCAAGCCTTGCTGGAGCACAGTGCTCAGGAAAACTCCTCAGGGACTCCGCCGTGCACTCAGAGCCCGATTTCACATGAAAGGATACCGGGAAGATTTCGGAACCGAACAGCAGGGACGGCATCTTGTTGCTCAAATCTATGAAGCTCATTTTGACGGCTTCCAGCGGATAAAGTGTCAAGGGTTTACTAGCAGGCCTTTTATTCCATCCAGTAGCTGTCAAATATGGACTCAGCTGCATTGTATTGGGTGAAAATCCATCCAGGAGCCTTTTATATCTGAGCCGCTTGTAGCTTTTAGCCACTGGAAGAAGTTCAGAGGAACACCGCCGATACCTTAGTTTCTGGGTCTTCGCGGCTGGGGCCAGTTTGGAGGCAAGGATGGATAGCGTGGTGAGTAAGGCCGATTCTTTGGTAGGCGTCCTGACATTCAGGCTCCTTAGGAGATGGCACGGCGTAGCCTTCTGCTTTGGTATGTGGCTAACTAAGGTCCTGGCAGGTACTGTTTTGGGTTCTAGTCTTATGGGTGCAGATGCGGTATGCGAACTGAAAAATCTGTGTGCTTTTGTGGGGACGGTTTCTGAGGAATGCTTTAAAAAGGCAGAATTTCTGACTTTACTTAATTTTCTCCCTATGTTGACTTGCTCCTGACAGGAAACTTTCTTACATGTTCGATGGGGCTGCTTCTTTAACGGAAGCACTCTTTTCTGATGTGACGTGTTCCCAGAGGCACTGTGTGTTTCATCACACCTAGCAGGGCCGGGGTCTTGTGCTTTCTGGGGGGCACCACGAAGGCAAGGACCTATACACAACTCAATGTCCTTTTTTAGTGGGTGACAGGTTTCCTCCTCTGGGTCTTTCAACTTCTGAAACTGTGCAGCAAAGTCACCCCTGGCAAGCTTTGCCGGGGTGCTTTCTTTCATCACAGTGGACTCATCTTTGCAACCCTTACATGGGTTCTTATTTTGCACCTCATCTGACAACGTATTAGTCGATGTGCTTTGTTCCAATATCCTATGTGCTTCTTTGTGATGCATATATTCCTCTTCCTTCTGCAACGTGTAGTCCAAAACCCTCCGGCTTTGTTGTTCTCCAGCATCGCCGAGCATCCTCTGGGATTTACAGTGGACCTGAGAAATCTCACTCATATTACCACCACAACCATCTTCTCTGGTAATCACCTCCTCAGATTTCTCCCCAACAGTGAAGTGACGCGGTGATCCCCTCTGATGTTCTTCGGTTTCCTCTGTCACTTTAGTTTCGGTTTCCATCGTCAACGGCAAAATTTTCACACTGATGTCTATGCTGTTTTCTTCGCTAGGATTACTCAGATCCCTTGGTGCTCCTTCCTTcacctcaggcaggactgtgcagtcttttacattttcacaaaGCATTTCACCGTCTTTTGGCTTACAAAgaattttaaggtcagtttcttCACTCTTAATATTTGCTTCTGAACTTTCTTGAGAAGACAGATACGAAGGCATTCTCTCAGTGGATTTCGGGCTCCCTGGGGGAACAGAGTTCTCACCTTGGTGTTTAGAAGACATCAACTCTTTTGAGGGAATTCCAAGGGTATTTTCCTTGTCAAACTCAGAATTTATTTCTAGTCTTGATCTTTCAAttattctttgtgtttctctcaGAGATGCTTCTTTAACTTGCTGTTCATGATGAATATAATTTAAAGACACATTTACTCTATCCAATAGTCTTATATTTAATGGTTCATGATCTGCAACAGACTCTATCTCATTGGCATTAGAGTCTGGACACACTTTCATTTCACAATCTTTTAACAATTTGCAGACTTTCTCttcacatgatttttttatttcaagagaTTCCACTGTAGAGGAAGTAGCATTTGGGAGATCTGAATCCTGGTCAACCATAAATGCAGCATTCTGTGCTCCTCTCTGAGACAGGGTATTCCTCGAGGTTTCATGTAATACTAGTCCATCTTGCCATGTACCACCATCACGTGTGTTAGATGCTCTTATGTCCAGCATGCCTTCTGCAGGCTTATCACTACAGTCTGTGTAGACGATGTCTTTAGTACCGTCTGTGGACTCCTCACAACCAGAAATCCTTTCAAAGGCTCCTTTCAAACTGCCTTCCTTTGGACTACCACGAGACGAGTTGTTGTTGCCTGAACCAACTGGCAGATCCTTTTGGTTGTGGCTTACCTCTCTGACAGGCTCTGTGACGGTCTCTCTCTGGTCACTACCTAGTGTCTCCTTAGCTGGTTTATCCTCACATCTGCATTCAGCTGGTCTGTATGGATTACGCTGGCAGTCAAGGACTTCATCTGTCTTCTGATCAGGAGTTTCAACTGTTGggttcatgtttttaaaactggAGAACATAACAGTAGGAGACTGGTCCAACAGTTTCTCGGGATTTGGAATGTTTCCAGATTGGTTTAGTTCCTGTGTGGTACAATCAGAGACgttatatttacaaaacacagtCTCTTTGGGTATATTCTGTTCCTTTAATTCTAGCCCTTCCTTACTGGGTTGGATGGGACTGGTGGTGTGAATGGTTTCATTTGAAGCTTCTGTCCTTTCATTTCCGATCTTATCTCCTGGAAGGCTGCCTTTAGTTTCCCTCCCATCAAGTTCACTTTCCTCCCGTGTATAACTCACTTTATAGGTGCTACTTTCCACAGAGTCTTCTCTTCCTGGGGAGTGGAGATCACTGTGCTGAAATGCATTCTCATATTTGGCTATCAAAGAGTTTTCAACTTCCAGGATGATTCTGCTGGACTCAAAAGTAGCAGCACAAGCAGAACACACGCTCTCTTCTGGTGCATTTTTTCTTACACAATGGCAGCTAGAGAGATCCTGAGATTGAACACTTTGACATTCCATGACAGGGACCTCTGGAAGCAAGCCTGCTGCTTCTTCCTTACTTGAGAGAAGTCTGGAATGTAGATCTTCTGTTCCTGAATCAGCCATTTCGTTTTTACTTTCTAGGCTTCCTGGTTTAATGTTTAAGGAGGGACTGTTTGAAGAGGCACCACAGCTTTTGCCATCTGGTGGAGAGATGTCTTTCATTATTGTCTTCATCGGAATGGTTTGAGTACCAGCAATGACATCTGCTTTGTCCTCTAATGGAGGGTGATGGCTCTGTTGGGAATCCTTGCTTGTTGCTAAAGGCAACTCTTCCTCAGTTGGCAACTTCGCATGGTCTTGAGAATTAAGGGACACTTGATTTAAAAGACattcactttctattttgtttacagCTAGTTCTTCGGTACAAGGAGCTTCATCCATCTCATAGGCAATGCTTTGTTCTTCTAAATGTGGAATATTGTCCTGTGAGGTCTGTACCGCTTTTTCTGACTCAGGTCTGTAATCAAATTCTAGGGATGATGATAACTGAGCAGTATCTTTCTTGGGTTTTGATCCCTCATTTACAGAACTTATCTGGTCCTCCGGCATTAAATTcgaaagggattttttttcaatcataaaTTCATTATATGATGCTTCCTTTAACTGGGTGTTGCCTTCCAGATTTCTCTGGGTGATGACTAAGGAGTCTTTACTGTAaatcttttcacttaatatacTGGGCTCGATAGTGCTTGTCTGTTCTGGCTCTTTGATCTGCATCAAGGAGGAAAATCTGTTCTCTTCAGAGTGTCTGCCTGGATGGCTCCTATTAGTAAGAGTTTCTCTATGGTCCTCATGATTTGTTAAGCTAACTTGAATGTCTAAAGTGATTCtcgaatcttttttttttaacattacttCTGTGGCTTCAGTAAAACAATTGGGCATTAAAGAACTAGAGCTGTCTGTATGGATACTGCCTTGAATGCAACAGTTATCATGGATATTTTCTTTTGGGGAGGCAACAGTCTCTTTTTCTCCAGAACGGTGACCACTGGCATCCTCTTCTGGTTTTCTGGCATTAACAAGAAAGAGTTCCTCTCTTTCACTCCTGGGGTTCAAAAactgttcttcattttctcctctagAAGCCAAGTTCTTGTTTTGATCGTCCCTATCAAAACAGGAATTATCTGTCTTTTCAGCAGATCTCTTCAGCAAGCCATCACcttcaaaaacacatttttccaagGATGACGTTCTGGATTCTGGACCACACAAGCTTGACGTGAAACATGAAACTTCTGAATTTTCTTCTAAGGGTTCTACAACAACTACATTTCTCAAGAGTTTGGGACTGCCATGTGCAGAACCGTGTTTTTCATTATGGTGGCCAAGAATCTGTTGGTGATTGTCATCTGCTTCACACACAAGGCTTAACTTACACAACTCTTCCTTCCCATTGTCCACTTTGGAAATGGCACTGTTCCCTGGTAATAATGACAACCAAGAAGGACAAGTTTTTAATTcttcacattctttttctttaggaGTTGCTTCTGTTAATCCAGGGTCCACAAAGTTTAAAGGCTCTAGGGAAACTAATGTGCTGGTTTCTGAAACCTCACTACTGGTCATGATTTTGTCTACTTCTGGGTATTCGCTGCACCCAGCCGAGAGACCTTTACTCACATTGCCATTCTCATGTCCTTCATTATTATCCGTCTTAGTCCCATTGACCTTCATACCTTGTACTTCTTCAGTAGATTTTAGGAGAGTTTCAGTTGTAATTTGTACATTTCCTTCTGCAcgagaaaaataaatccaaatcagCAAGCAATCACAAAATCATTTGCTCTGCCTTCATGAATTTAATCACGCAACCAAcggcaacaacaa contains:
- the PRR14L gene encoding protein PRR14L isoform X7, producing MLSSGVETQPVPLDSSMSAVVQELYSELPVSVSKELHADPVPSVIPDVKPGASSSLVSQSRAVPLELQRTHAESCCEETSENSDHGGEPGRCGLVDSTGGSSVASGILAREEKTKSMELKVFRDRGNQVEIVRDLCEGAKEDPRQHSTAAEAKISPSQEDLLMPSSKELLCTDLPEDCLRSKEGNVQITTETLLKSTEEVQGMKVNGTKTDNNEGHENGNELNQSGNIPNPEKLLDQSPTVMFSSFKNMNPTVETPDQKTDEVLDCQRNPYRPAECRCEDKPAKETLGSDQRETVTEPVREVSHNQKDLPVGSGNNNSSRGSPKEGSLKGAFERISGCEESTDGTKDIVYTDCSDKPAEGMLDIRASNTRDGGTWQDGLVLHETSRNTLSQRGAQNAAFMVDQDSDLPNATSSTVESLEIKKSCEEKVCKLLKDCEMKVCPDSNANEIESVADHEPLNIRLLDRVNVSLNYIHHEQQVKEASLRETQRIIERSRLEINSEFDKENTLGIPSKELMSSKHQGENSVPPGSPKSTERMPSYLSSQESSEANIKSEETDLKILCKPKDGEMLCENVKDCTVLPEVKEGAPRDLSNPSEENSIDISVKILPLTMETETKVTEETEEHQRGSPRHFTVGEKSEEVITREDGCGGNMSEISQVHCKSQRMLGDAGEQQSRRVLDYTLQKEEEYMHHKEAHRILEQSTSTNTLSDEVQNKNPCKGCKDESTVMKESTPAKLARGDFAAQFQKLKDPEEETCHPLKKDIELCIGPCLRGAPQKAQDPGPARCDETHSASGNTSHQKRVLPLKKQPHRTCKKVSCQEQVNIGRKLSKVRNSAFLKHSSETVPTKAHRFFSSHTASAPIRLEPKTVPARTLVSHIPKQKATPCHLLRSLNVRTPTKESALLTTLSILASKLAPAAKTQKLRYRRCSSELLPVAKSYKRLRYKRLLDGFSPNTMQLSPYLTATGWNKRPASKPLTLYPLEAVKMSFIDLSNKMPSLLFGSEIFPVSFHVKSGSECTAESLRSFPEHCAPARLALGEAARCPSQPPKWTFSVFLSHGCPGMATFREDTGLHGQAHAQAPLHPPAPLQDYGGTAIVQTRAGRSVLGLHTLLALCSPGCYRIWTKKRSFSSHMPTMQRLFMTQFTQGLKGLRSPASIADKVFCSLPYSVGRVLSIWSQHGPSACPFEISALHSTHSKRQPTLGTTSSHTMLPYVPLPGMEAAYNTSGSQMRLEPPFPALVPKSCLVADSAVSKLLLSASEFQVPGFDELDGVTAACPHPQSSPPEQKEAEPEKRPKKVSQIRIRKTIPKPDPNLTPMGLPRPKRLKKKEFSLEEIYTNKNYMSPPANRCLETIFEEPKERNGTLISISQQKRKRVLEFQDFTVPRKRRARGKVKVTGSFTRAQKAALQSRELDALLIQKLMELETFFAKEEEQEQSSGC
- the PRR14L gene encoding protein PRR14L isoform X5, with product MPSSKELLCTDLPEDCLRSKEGNVQITTETLLKSTEEVQGMKVNGTKTDNNEGHENGNVSKGLSAGCSEYPEVDKIMTSSEVSETSTLVSLEPLNFVDPGLTEATPKEKECEELKTCPSWLSLLPGNSAISKVDNGKEELCKLSLVCEADDNHQQILGHHNEKHGSAHGSPKLLRNVVVVEPLEENSEVSCFTSSLCGPESRTSSLEKCVFEGDGLLKRSAEKTDNSCFDRDDQNKNLASRGENEEQFLNPRSEREELFLVNARKPEEDASGHRSGEKETVASPKENIHDNCCIQGSIHTDSSSSLMPNCFTEATEVMLKKKDSRITLDIQVSLTNHEDHRETLTNRSHPGRHSEENRFSSLMQIKEPEQTSTIEPSILSEKIYSKDSLVITQRNLEGNTQLKEASYNEFMIEKKSLSNLMPEDQISSVNEGSKPKKDTAQLSSSLEFDYRPESEKAVQTSQDNIPHLEEQSIAYEMDEAPCTEELAVNKIESECLLNQVSLNSQDHAKLPTEEELPLATSKDSQQSHHPPLEDKADVIAGTQTIPMKTIMKDISPPDGKSCGASSNSPSLNIKPGSLESKNEMADSGTEDLHSRLLSSKEEAAGLLPEVPVMECQSVQSQDLSSCHCVRKNAPEESVCSACAATFESSRIILEVENSLIAKYENAFQHSDLHSPGREDSVESSTYKVSYTREESELDGRETKGSLPGDKIGNERTEASNETIHTTSPIQPSKEGLELKEQNIPKETVFCKYNVSDCTTQELNQSGNIPNPEKLLDQSPTVMFSSFKNMNPTVETPDQKTDEVLDCQRNPYRPAECRCEDKPAKETLGSDQRETVTEPVREVSHNQKDLPVGSGNNNSSRGSPKEGSLKGAFERISGCEESTDGTKDIVYTDCSDKPAEGMLDIRASNTRDGGTWQDGLVLHETSRNTLSQRGAQNAAFMVDQDSDLPNATSSTVESLEIKKSCEEKVCKLLKDCEMKVCPDSNANEIESVADHEPLNIRLLDRVNVSLNYIHHEQQVKEASLRETQRIIERSRLEINSEFDKENTLGIPSKELMSSKHQGENSVPPGSPKSTERMPSYLSSQESSEANIKSEETDLKILCKPKDGEMLCENVKDCTVLPEVKEGAPRDLSNPSEENSIDISVKILPLTMETETKVTEETEEHQRGSPRHFTVGEKSEEVITREDGCGGNMSEISQVHCKSQRMLGDAGEQQSRRVLDYTLQKEEEYMHHKEAHRILEQSTSTNTLSDEVQNKNPCKGCKDESTVMKESTPAKLARGDFAAQFQKLKDPEEETCHPLKKDIELCIGPCLRGAPQKAQDPGPARCDETHSASGNTSHQKRVLPLKKQPHRTCKKVSCQEQVNIGRKLSKVRNSAFLKHSSETVPTKAHRFFSSHTASAPIRLEPKTVPARTLVSHIPKQKATPCHLLRSLNVRTPTKESALLTTLSILASKLAPAAKTQKLRYRRCSSELLPVAKSYKRLRYKRLLDGFSPNTMQLSPYLTATGWNKRPASKPLTLYPLEAVKMSFIDLSNKMPSLLFGSEIFPVSFHVKSGSECTAESLRSFPEHCAPARLALGEAARCPSQPPKWTFSVFLSHGCPGMATFREDTGLHGQAHAQAPLHPPAPLQDYGGTAIVQTRAGRSVLGLHTLLALCSPGCYRIWTKKRSFSSHMPTMQRLFMTQFTQGLKGLRSPASIADKVFCSLPYSVGRVLSIWSQHGPSACPFEISALHSTHSKRQPTLGTTSSHTMLPYVPLPGMEAAYNTSGSQMRLEPPFPALVPKSCLVADSAVSKLLLSASEFQVPGFDELDGVTAACPHPQSSPPEQKEAEPEKRPKKVSQIRIRKTIPKPDPNLTPMGLPRPKRLKKKEFSLEEIYTNKNYMSPPANRCLETIFEEPKERNGTLISISQQKRKRVLEFQDFTVPRKRRARGKVKVTGSFTRAQKAALQSRELDALLIQKLMELETFFAKEEEQEQSSGC
- the PRR14L gene encoding protein PRR14L isoform X2: MLSSGVETQPVPLDSSMSAVVQELYSELPVSVSKELHADPVPSVIPDVKPGASSSLVSQSRAVPLELQRTHAESCCEETSENSDHGGEPGRCGLVDSTGGSSVASGILAREEKTKSMELKVFRDRGNQVEIVRDLCEGAKEDPRQHSTAAEAKISPSQEDLLMPSSKELLCTDLPEDCLRSKEGNVQITTETLLKSTEEVQGMKVNGTKTDNNEGHENGNVSKGLSAGCSEYPEVDKIMTSSEVSETSTLVSLEPLNFVDPGLTEATPKEKECEELKTCPSWLSLLPGNSAISKVDNGKEELCKLSLVCEADDNHQQILGHHNEKHGSAHGSPKLLRNVVVVEPLEENSEVSCFTSSLCGPESRTSSLEKCVFEGDGLLKRSAEKTDNSCFDRDDQNKNLASRGENEEQFLNPRSEREELFLVNARKPEEDASGHRSGEKETVASPKENIHDNCCIQGSIHTDSSSSLMPNCFTEATEVMLKKKDSRITLDIQVSLTNHEDHRETLTNRSHPGRHSEENRFSSLMQIKEPEQTSTIEPSILSEKIYSKDSLVITQRNLEGNTQLKEASYNEFMIEKKSLSNLMPEDQISSVNEGSKPKKDTAQLSSSLEFDYRPESEKAVQTSQDNIPHLEEQSIAYEMDEAPCTEELAVNKIESECLLNQVSLNSQDHAKLPTEEELPLATSKDSQQSHHPPLEDKADVIAGTQTIPMKTIMKDISPPDGKSCGASSNSPSLNIKPGSLESKNEMADSGTEDLHSRLLSSKEEAAGLLPEVPVMECQSVQSQDLSSCHCVRKNAPEESVCSACAATFESSRIILEVENSLIAKYENAFQHSDLHSPGREDSVESSTYKVSYTREESELDGRETKGSLPGDKIGNERTEASNETIHTTSPIQPSKEGLELKEQNIPKETVFCKYNVSDCTTQELNQSGNIPNPEKLLDQSPTVMFSSFKNMNPTVETPDQKTDEVLDCQRNPYRPAECRCEDKPAKETLGSDQRETVTEPVREVSHNQKDLPVGSGNNNSSRGSPKEGSLKGAFERISGCEESTDGTKDIVYTDCSDKPAEGMLDIRASNTRDGGTWQDGLVLHETSRNTLSQRGAQNAAFMVDQDSDLPNATSSTVESLEIKKSCEEKVCKLLKDCEMKVCPDSNANEIESVADHEPLNIRLLDRVNVSLNYIHHEQQVKEASLRETQRIIERSRLEINSEFDKENTLGIPSKELMSSKHQGENSVPPGSPKSTERMPSYLSSQESSEANIKSEETDLKILCKPKDGEMLCENVKDCTVLPEVKEGAPRDLSNPSEENSIDISVKILPLTMETETKVTEETEEHQRGSPRHFTVGEKSEEVITREDGCGGNMSEISQVHCKSQRMLGDAGEQQSRRVLDYTLQKEEEYMHHKEAHRILEQSTSTNTLSDEVQNKNPCKGCKDESTVMKESTPAKLARGDFAAQFQKLKDPEEETCHPLKKDIELCIGPCLRGAPQKAQDPGPARCDETHSASGNTSHQKRVLPLKKQPHRTCKKVSCQEQVNIGRKLSKVRNSAFLKHSSETVPTKAHRFFSSHTASAPIRLEPKTVPARTLVSHIPKQKATPCHLLRSLNVRTPTKESALLTTLSILASKLAPAAKTQKLRYRRCSSELLPVAKSYKRLRYKRLLDGFSPNTMQLSPYLTATGWNKRPASKPLTLYPLEAVKMSFIDLSNKMPSLLFGSEIFPVSFHVKSGSECTAESLRSFPEHCAPARLALGEAARCPSQPPKWTFSVFLSHGCPGMATFREDTGLHGQAHAQAPLHPPAPLQDYGGTAIVQTRAGRSVLGLHTLLALCSPGCYRIWTKKRSFSSHMPTMQRLFMTQFTQGLKGLRSPASIADKVFCSLPYSVGRVLSIWSQHGPSACPFEISALHSTHSKRQPTLGTTSRLEPPFPALVPKSCLVADSAVSKLLLSASEFQVPGFDELDGVTAACPHPQSSPPEQKEAEPEKRPKKVSQIRIRKTIPKPDPNLTPMGLPRPKRLKKKEFSLEEIYTNKNYMSPPANRCLETIFEEPKERNGTLISISQQKRKRVLEFQDFTVPRKRRARGKVKVTGSFTRAQKAALQSRELDALLIQKLMELETFFAKEEEQEQSSGC
- the PRR14L gene encoding protein PRR14L isoform X1, which encodes MLSSGVETQPVPLDSSMSAVVQELYSELPVSVSKELHADPVPSVIPDVKPGASSSLVSQSRAVPLELQRTHAESCCEETSENSDHGGEPGRCGLVDSTGGSSVASGILAREEKTKSMELKVFRDRGNQVEIVRDLCEGAKEDPRQHSTAAEAKISPSQEDLLMPSSKELLCTDLPEDCLRSKEGNVQITTETLLKSTEEVQGMKVNGTKTDNNEGHENGNVSKGLSAGCSEYPEVDKIMTSSEVSETSTLVSLEPLNFVDPGLTEATPKEKECEELKTCPSWLSLLPGNSAISKVDNGKEELCKLSLVCEADDNHQQILGHHNEKHGSAHGSPKLLRNVVVVEPLEENSEVSCFTSSLCGPESRTSSLEKCVFEGDGLLKRSAEKTDNSCFDRDDQNKNLASRGENEEQFLNPRSEREELFLVNARKPEEDASGHRSGEKETVASPKENIHDNCCIQGSIHTDSSSSLMPNCFTEATEVMLKKKDSRITLDIQVSLTNHEDHRETLTNRSHPGRHSEENRFSSLMQIKEPEQTSTIEPSILSEKIYSKDSLVITQRNLEGNTQLKEASYNEFMIEKKSLSNLMPEDQISSVNEGSKPKKDTAQLSSSLEFDYRPESEKAVQTSQDNIPHLEEQSIAYEMDEAPCTEELAVNKIESECLLNQVSLNSQDHAKLPTEEELPLATSKDSQQSHHPPLEDKADVIAGTQTIPMKTIMKDISPPDGKSCGASSNSPSLNIKPGSLESKNEMADSGTEDLHSRLLSSKEEAAGLLPEVPVMECQSVQSQDLSSCHCVRKNAPEESVCSACAATFESSRIILEVENSLIAKYENAFQHSDLHSPGREDSVESSTYKVSYTREESELDGRETKGSLPGDKIGNERTEASNETIHTTSPIQPSKEGLELKEQNIPKETVFCKYNVSDCTTQELNQSGNIPNPEKLLDQSPTVMFSSFKNMNPTVETPDQKTDEVLDCQRNPYRPAECRCEDKPAKETLGSDQRETVTEPVREVSHNQKDLPVGSGNNNSSRGSPKEGSLKGAFERISGCEESTDGTKDIVYTDCSDKPAEGMLDIRASNTRDGGTWQDGLVLHETSRNTLSQRGAQNAAFMVDQDSDLPNATSSTVESLEIKKSCEEKVCKLLKDCEMKVCPDSNANEIESVADHEPLNIRLLDRVNVSLNYIHHEQQVKEASLRETQRIIERSRLEINSEFDKENTLGIPSKELMSSKHQGENSVPPGSPKSTERMPSYLSSQESSEANIKSEETDLKILCKPKDGEMLCENVKDCTVLPEVKEGAPRDLSNPSEENSIDISVKILPLTMETETKVTEETEEHQRGSPRHFTVGEKSEEVITREDGCGGNMSEISQVHCKSQRMLGDAGEQQSRRVLDYTLQKEEEYMHHKEAHRILEQSTSTNTLSDEVQNKNPCKGCKDESTVMKESTPAKLARGDFAAQFQKLKDPEEETCHPLKKDIELCIGPCLRGAPQKAQDPGPARCDETHSASGNTSHQKRVLPLKKQPHRTCKKVSCQEQVNIGRKLSKVRNSAFLKHSSETVPTKAHRFFSSHTASAPIRLEPKTVPARTLVSHIPKQKATPCHLLRSLNVRTPTKESALLTTLSILASKLAPAAKTQKLRYRRCSSELLPVAKSYKRLRYKRLLDGFSPNTMQLSPYLTATGWNKRPASKPLTLYPLEAVKMSFIDLSNKMPSLLFGSEIFPVSFHVKSGSECTAESLRSFPEHCAPARLALGEAARCPSQPPKWTFSVFLSHGCPGMATFREDTGLHGQAHAQAPLHPPAPLQDYGGTAIVQTRAGRSVLGLHTLLALCSPGCYRIWTKKRSFSSHMPTMQRLFMTQFTQGLKGLRSPASIADKVFCSLPYSVGRVLSIWSQHGPSACPFEISALHSTHSKRQPTLGTTSSHTMLPYVPLPGMEAAYNTSGSQMRLEPPFPALVPKSCLVADSAVSKLLLSASEFQVPGFDELDGVTAACPHPQSSPPEQKEAEPEKRPKKVSQIRIRKTIPKPDPNLTPMGLPRPKRLKKKEFSLEEIYTNKNYMSPPANRCLETIFEEPKERNGTLISISQQKRKRVLEFQDFTVPRKRRARGKVKVTGSFTRAQKAALQSRELDALLIQKLMELETFFAKEEEQEQSSGC
- the PRR14L gene encoding protein PRR14L isoform X8, with translation MFSSFKNMNPTVETPDQKTDEVLDCQRNPYRPAECRCEDKPAKETLGSDQRETVTEPVREVSHNQKDLPVGSGNNNSSRGSPKEGSLKGAFERISGCEESTDGTKDIVYTDCSDKPAEGMLDIRASNTRDGGTWQDGLVLHETSRNTLSQRGAQNAAFMVDQDSDLPNATSSTVESLEIKKSCEEKVCKLLKDCEMKVCPDSNANEIESVADHEPLNIRLLDRVNVSLNYIHHEQQVKEASLRETQRIIERSRLEINSEFDKENTLGIPSKELMSSKHQGENSVPPGSPKSTERMPSYLSSQESSEANIKSEETDLKILCKPKDGEMLCENVKDCTVLPEVKEGAPRDLSNPSEENSIDISVKILPLTMETETKVTEETEEHQRGSPRHFTVGEKSEEVITREDGCGGNMSEISQVHCKSQRMLGDAGEQQSRRVLDYTLQKEEEYMHHKEAHRILEQSTSTNTLSDEVQNKNPCKGCKDESTVMKESTPAKLARGDFAAQFQKLKDPEEETCHPLKKDIELCIGPCLRGAPQKAQDPGPARCDETHSASGNTSHQKRVLPLKKQPHRTCKKVSCQEQVNIGRKLSKVRNSAFLKHSSETVPTKAHRFFSSHTASAPIRLEPKTVPARTLVSHIPKQKATPCHLLRSLNVRTPTKESALLTTLSILASKLAPAAKTQKLRYRRCSSELLPVAKSYKRLRYKRLLDGFSPNTMQLSPYLTATGWNKRPASKPLTLYPLEAVKMSFIDLSNKMPSLLFGSEIFPVSFHVKSGSECTAESLRSFPEHCAPARLALGEAARCPSQPPKWTFSVFLSHGCPGMATFREDTGLHGQAHAQAPLHPPAPLQDYGGTAIVQTRAGRSVLGLHTLLALCSPGCYRIWTKKRSFSSHMPTMQRLFMTQFTQGLKGLRSPASIADKVFCSLPYSVGRVLSIWSQHGPSACPFEISALHSTHSKRQPTLGTTSSHTMLPYVPLPGMEAAYNTSGSQMRLEPPFPALVPKSCLVADSAVSKLLLSASEFQVPGFDELDGVTAACPHPQSSPPEQKEAEPEKRPKKVSQIRIRKTIPKPDPNLTPMGLPRPKRLKKKEFSLEEIYTNKNYMSPPANRCLETIFEEPKERNGTLISISQQKRKRVLEFQDFTVPRKRRARGKVKVTGSFTRAQKAALQSRELDALLIQKLMELETFFAKEEEQEQSSGC